A window of the Nitrospirae bacterium YQR-1 genome harbors these coding sequences:
- a CDS encoding ClpXP protease specificity-enhancing factor SspB has translation MSNGTVVDFSKDVDGLKSRIFYDILNIVGRVFVIVRHAPDVVIGQRGFLDTEKHNGLVLVFNQRMDFTWGANGLIEAVLQFDGKPETCSIPSEHILAIYSPEIQVQFVSMYQREDINSPVENGTGKDETTAGQQSSYDNVLRVDFTKKKKK, from the coding sequence ATGAGCAATGGGACGGTAGTGGATTTCTCAAAAGACGTGGATGGGCTGAAAAGCCGGATATTTTATGATATTTTAAATATCGTGGGGCGTGTGTTTGTAATAGTGCGGCATGCACCTGATGTTGTAATCGGGCAGCGGGGTTTTTTAGATACCGAGAAGCACAACGGATTGGTGTTGGTATTTAATCAGAGAATGGACTTTACATGGGGAGCAAACGGCTTGATAGAGGCGGTGTTGCAGTTTGACGGCAAACCCGAGACCTGCTCAATTCCGTCAGAGCACATCCTGGCCATATACTCCCCTGAAATCCAGGTTCAGTTTGTTTCCATGTACCAAAGGGAAGATATAAACAGCCCAGTGGAAAACGGTACAGGCAAGGATGAGACGACAGCCGGGCAGCAGAGCTCTTACGATAATGTGCTTAGGGTGGATTTCACAAAGAAAAAGAAAAAATAA